In one Mauremys mutica isolate MM-2020 ecotype Southern chromosome 3, ASM2049712v1, whole genome shotgun sequence genomic region, the following are encoded:
- the IAH1 gene encoding isoamyl acetate-hydrolyzing esterase 1 homolog isoform X1, with the protein MALSEVTWPRIVLFGDSITEFSFQDNGWGVLLAQKLVRKCDVLNRGLSGYNTRWANIVLPRLISKSSNVENTIAVTIFFGANDSALKDVNSNQHIPLKEYADNLKRMIQYLKSIDITEDKIILITPPPLYEPAWEKECIAKGDKLNRFNSTTGEYAKTCVQVARDHGTEVLDLWTLMQKNNQDFSSYLSDGLHLSVLGNNFLAAQLWSLLEKKISTLPMLLPYWRDVDNQNPEVSLRGKS; encoded by the exons ATGGCGCTGTCGGAGGTGACCTGGCCCCGCATCGTGCTGTTCGGGGACTCCATCACCGAG TTTTCCTTTCAGGACAATGGTTGGGGAGTGTTGCTTGCTCAGAAATTGGTCAG AAAATGTGATGTTTTAAATCGCGGACTGTCAGGCTACAATACGAGATGGGCTAACATAGTTCTTCCCAGATTGATCAGCAAAAGTTCTAATGTTGAAAATACTATTGCAGTTACCATCTTCTTTGGCGCTAATGACAGTGCTTTAAAAG ATGTGAATTCCAACCAACACATTCCACTGAAGGAATATGCTGATAATTTAAAACGCATGATACAATATCTGAAGTCCATAGACATTACTGAGGACAAAATTATTTTGATAACACCACCCCCTCTCTATGAACCAGCGTGGGAAAAAGAGTGTATTGCCAAAG GTGACAAATTAAACCGCTTCAATTCTACCACTGGAGAATATGCCAAGACATGTGTTCAAGTTGCTAGAGATCATGGGACTGAGGTTCTTGATCTGTGGACACTTATGCAAAAGAATAATCAG GACTTTTCTTCCTATCTATCGGATGGACTTCATTTATCAGTATTGGGAAATAATTTTTTAGCAGCTCAGCTTTGGTCACTGCTGGAAAAGAAGATTTCCACATTACCTATGCTGCTTCCTTACTGGCGCGATGTAGATAATCAGAATCCTGAAGTTAGCCTTCGTGGGAAATCCTGA
- the IAH1 gene encoding isoamyl acetate-hydrolyzing esterase 1 homolog isoform X2: MIQYLKSIDITEDKIILITPPPLYEPAWEKECIAKGDKLNRFNSTTGEYAKTCVQVARDHGTEVLDLWTLMQKNNQDFSSYLSDGLHLSVLGNNFLAAQLWSLLEKKISTLPMLLPYWRDVDNQNPEVSLRGKS; the protein is encoded by the exons ATGATACAATATCTGAAGTCCATAGACATTACTGAGGACAAAATTATTTTGATAACACCACCCCCTCTCTATGAACCAGCGTGGGAAAAAGAGTGTATTGCCAAAG GTGACAAATTAAACCGCTTCAATTCTACCACTGGAGAATATGCCAAGACATGTGTTCAAGTTGCTAGAGATCATGGGACTGAGGTTCTTGATCTGTGGACACTTATGCAAAAGAATAATCAG GACTTTTCTTCCTATCTATCGGATGGACTTCATTTATCAGTATTGGGAAATAATTTTTTAGCAGCTCAGCTTTGGTCACTGCTGGAAAAGAAGATTTCCACATTACCTATGCTGCTTCCTTACTGGCGCGATGTAGATAATCAGAATCCTGAAGTTAGCCTTCGTGGGAAATCCTGA